From the Phaeodactylum tricornutum CCAP 1055/1 chromosome 24, whole genome shotgun sequence genome, one window contains:
- a CDS encoding predicted protein — translation MESLCAGDSGILGESSSSFASVRDDTVRDVSASTSDGEEEVDAVEFALNGGMQGTEQYIKSAAGNVTSMAFDCEDSRQDNRSRDTACGRPDEPVPNRSRKRNSAKDRHPRTTTPSKVQSKNSISHPLSPFSPLLLQKQQRKRRTRARPVDQHHQPNTTSPGVPWQDDDNDDQDTVIGTLSLNATRKVSVIVHVRNPIASEKEKDKICLFPLLRKHDEATAILSTSEAALSPTSATLQSAGHTRELIVVNPTAFGKLIPSKVTMETARLVAQMANVEDWARSFRFQQVMWPGNELQALQNLTQAMVNDVMAPGSIASRTILAIGSDAASKSTLLFGSVGTQSIARVLATTAHDLTPSDILSRYGLIGIAVSQLLDQMPSHAIVTLSVLEIAPDDVLHDLLAARPFNSSSRLQFRYSNSTNAMSESGGGAVVHNLTNVPLDSLKSLGHLLRRAFTAARNPKRAHSPAHIMATLKIWQSNGTRNDSTMEAAHTVVQFGDIVNACTNSRRDAALKQSVTTLGGVLRGVLLREAGNDSPWKFRESSLTKVLQRYVDHLDGKVVMLACTSPLSDVYDETLATLRFVSNLLYSPNRAASSPFHRREDDTAPTSPLSDTSSAMSLMAAEFSGSDRQTLLTNLLSDPRQRLAKVWKQKARENPANAELQENKNEYTPTQYELIEIATLDRAETRLPRAEEQSSTSQIVQPEILIPTPIAANRNAMRNKCRSWRPPDTDGPFGKVLEDCDYAAVETSFPSDLSERDADVGHNCMDEPSPLTIDTKDPPFNLDTSYTLDEMAERVFKNSKMKDTESKTRAPSGYLEGPGKEPSNVHMDERLAVGDTVVGEKHALYNSLHKQTGNLPWASREKPSSHGLHEVTGMQSNTGTLAHLSKKERQEEKESFPDKKDNAKVDPPQDLLLDNREERDSTLMHDPRQVFSTKEGEDRYVSFSSANHQASNVPLRHNSDFDRKFPSLMFEDKDPKVERSDAEGASTTDPCAGRHSALFGNSTEPNNRKDSGNKSSLAHTPFESDSYNAEIDPSLETSHHILLVNVPEDVTVGHSAHPDVTVGRASGNEIFDRSSVDGASRVSAEAQLLRESLSKAKAERDSAIQKYQRLEEEKTARDEEEDFLLKKLRALTDERDGAFRKLEDLERKLTSEAKLKSDTREAEWNKLTTERAKAINQIEELEASCLEAQESRDILREALEEREEALRLIQLSEKDRIRDAEEHDKALKEATLQIEVLQDQTVKMCADRGELVKIAEEAIGTNAQLEQKIVELEKEVSTNVLSSVSKDEVEILEKENLKLSEESQELRKQLSQHKLQLKENGLSLSELTFTVSSLEDERAQLLNNKKAKDDEIRRLKRELTSKDIVEDRASALQRQLEHQLTLGVEWQQRETDFNRTIQNNITELEQLESAVKNLQAKLDERNEMHSQEVESDKSQIALLLNKVSYYERERLSAAASVEELELKLGSEIRTRHKLSSDLKQAQIDLHSRLADVQELSSNLKQLLVEKDEDERKVARMQLALQKFQSETRTRVKMVVMHRDEAANLLDETLTENRALTEKLQELRQALEETQHARVDWRSNSLTASRFQADLDDMVSKNKALSQRNQLLETQVEELLQQQPQKQSFPRNRENDNLRDHDKYRGIDSEHQFGITNSLKRRNDSGSGKHTIQRRDEDGFDHGALHLEPFSALPGHALANSESSLHARAEEVAAYLALSAKMTVEKSQTEVIRMQHRLHAVEDTKDTEIDALKRHVRRLERHLENSNWPEG, via the coding sequence ATGGAATCGTTATGCGCTGGGGACAGCGGCATTCTAGGTGAAAGCAGCTCGAGTTTTGCCAGTGTCAGAGACGACACCGTTCGAGACGTCAGTGCCAGCACGAGTGATGGGGAAGAGGAGGTTGATGCGGTAGAATTTGCGTTGAACGGTGGAATGCAAGGCACGGAGCAGTATATCAAATCTGCAGCCGGTAACGTTACAAGCATGGcatttgactgtgaggacTCCCGGCAGGACAATCGCTCGCGCGATACCGCCTGTGGAAGACCTGACGAGCCAGTACCAAACCGTAGCCGCAAGAGAAACAGCGCCAAAGACAGGCATCCGCGTACTACAACGCCATCAAAAGTCCAGTCGAAAAATTCGATATCACATCCGTTGTCTCCTTTTTCTCCTTTGCTTCTGCAAAAACAACAGCGCAAACGACGCACTCGGGCGAGACCCGTCGATCAACATCATCAACCAAACACGACTTCGCCCGGCGTTCCGTGGCAagacgatgacaacgacgaccaAGACACTGTTATTGGTACTTTATCCTTGAATGCGACGCGGAAGGTGTCGGTTATTGTACACGTGCGCAATCCAATCGCgtccgaaaaagaaaaggacaaaATTTGTCTCTTTCCCCTTCTGCGCAAACATGACGAAGCCACCGCAATACTTTCGACATCCGAGGCGGCACTTTCTCCCACATCTGCCACACTACAATCCGCTGGACATACCCGCGAACTAATAGTCGTCAATCCGACTGCTTTTGGCAAGCTTATTCCGTCCAAAGTTACCATGGAAACGGCTCGATTGGTAGCACAAATGGCTAACGTCGAAGACTGGGCGCGATCCTTTCGCTTCCAGCAAGTTATGTGGCCCGGAAACGAGTTGCAAGCGCTGCAGAATCTGACTCAAGCAATGGTTAATGATGTCATGGCACCAGGGTCGATCGCCTCCCGAACGATTCTGGCGATTGGTAGCGATGCCGCCAGCAAAAGCACTCTTTTGTTTGGTTCCGTCGGAACACAGAGTATCGCCCGCGTATTGGCTACTACGGCACACGATCTCACACCCAGTGATATTTTGTCGCGCTACGGACTCATCGGAATAGCAGTATCGCAATTGCTGGATCAAATGCCATCGCACGCCATCGTGACCTTGTCTGTTTTGGAAATCGCCCCAGACGATGTTCTTCATGATTTGTTGGCCGCTCGGCCGTTTAATTCTAGCTCACGGCTTCAATTTCGGTACTCCAACAGCACTAATGCGATGTCAGAAAGCGGCGGGGGAGCGGTGGTTCACAATCTTACTAATGTGCCCCTGGATTCGCTCAAGTCGTTGGGGCATTTGTTGCGGCGTGCCTTTACTGCCGCTCGGAATCCCAAACGAGCCCATTCTCCGGCCCATATTATGGCAACGCTTAAAATATGGCAATCTAATGGCACACGGAACGACTCTACAATGGAGGCTGCGCATACTGTTGTACAATTTGGGGATATTGTCAACGCATGTACCAATTCAAGGAGAGACGCAGCCTTGAAGCAAAGTGTTACGACGTTGGGTGGCGTCTTACGTGGTGTACTGCTGCGGGAAGCAGGCAACGACTCCCCATGGAAATTCCGTGAATCTTCTTTGACCAAAGTGTTGCAACGATACGTCGATCACCTGGATGGCAAAGTTGTCATGCTGGCGTGCACCTCGCCTTTAAGCGACGTTTACGACGAAACCTTGGCAACTCTCAGGTTCGTTTCGAACTTGCTCTATAGTCCGAATCGCGCTGCGTCAAGTCCATTCCATCGCAGAGAAGATGATACAGCTCCCACGTCACCGTTGTCCGACACTTCCTCGGCAATGAGCCTCATGGCAGCAGAGTTTTCGGGATCGGATCGACAAACGTTGCTGACGAATTTGTTGTCGGATCCTCGGCAGCGTCTCGCCAAAGTGTGGAAACAAAAAGCGCGCGAAAATCCAGCAAATGCAGAGCTGCAAGAAAACAAGAACGAGTACACGCCTACTCAGTACGAGCTCATTGAGATAGCGACGTTGGACAGAGCTGAAACGCGACTACCGAGAGCCGAAGAGCAGTCTTCGACTTCTCAAATTGTTCAACCAGAGATATTAATTCCGACACCTATTGCCGCCAACCGAAATGCCATGAGGAATAAATGTCGCTCGTGGCGTCCACCCGACACAGATGGTCCCTTTGGTAAGGTCCTGGAAGATTGCGATTATGCTGCTGTAGAAACAAGCTTTCCCTCGGACTTATCGGAACGCGACGCTGATGTTGGGCATAATTGTATGGACGAACCGAGTCCATTGACGATTGATACAAAGGATCCACCTTTTAATCTTGACACTTCCTATACGTTGGACGAGATGGCAGAGCGTGTGTTTAAAAACAGCAAAATGAAGGATACGGAATCAAAGACGCGTGCTCCGTCAGGATATCTTGAAGGGCCTGGGAAGGAACCATCGAACGTCCACATGGACGAGAGGCTAGCCGTTGGTGATACCGTGGTTGGCGAGAAACATGCTTTGTACAATTCATTGCACAAGCAAACGGGTAATTTGCCCTGGGCGTCCCGCGAAAAACCGAGTAGCCATGGATTGCATGAAGTGACAGGAATGCAATCAAATACGGGTACATTAGCACATTTGAGCAAGAAAGAGAGGCAAGAGGAAAAGGAGTCCTTCCCAGACAAGAAGGACAATGCAAAAGTGGACCCGCCACAAGATCTACTGTTGGACAATAGAGAAGAGCGCGACAGTACTTTGATGCACGATCCGCGACAAGTCTTCAGCACTAAGGAAGGAGAGGATAGATatgtttcattttcttcggCAAACCATCAGGCTTCAAATGTTCCTCTCCGTCACAATTCGGATTTCGACCGGAAATTCCCTAGCCTTATGTTTGAAGATAAAGATCCGAAAGTTGAGCGATCGGATGCAGAAGGGGCCTCGACGACGGATCCTTGCGCGGGTCGGCATAGCGCCTTGTTTGGCAATTCCACTGAACCCAACAATCGGAAAGATTCGGGCAACAAAAGCAGCTTGGCTCACACTCCTTTTGAAAGTGACTCGTACAACGCAGAAATCGACCCGAGCTTGGAGACTTCGCATCATATTTTGCTTGTAAACGTGCCTGAGGATGTGACCGTTGGTCACAGCGCGCATCCGGACGTGACGGTAGGACGGGCTTCAGGAAATGAGATCTTCGATCGCTCATCGGTCGATGGGGCTAGTCGTGTTTCAGCCGAGGCACAGCTATTGCGAGAAAGTCTGTCAAAAGCGAAAGCGGAGCGGGACAGTGCAATTCAAAAGTATCAAAGACTTGAGGAGGAAAAAACAGCGcgagatgaagaagaagactttttgttgaaaaagttgCGCGCTTTGACCGACGAGCGAGATGGCGCTTTTCGAAAGTTGGAAGACCTTGAGCGAAAGCTCACCTCGGAAGCAAAATTGAAGTCTGATACTCGAGAAGCTGAATGGAATAAATTGACCACCGAAAGAGCGAAGGCAATTAACCAAATCGAAGAACTTGAAGCTTCATGCCTCGAAGCGCAAGAATCCCGAGACATCCTCCGCGAAGCACTGGAAGAACGCGAAGAAGCTTTGCGACTGATACAACTTTCCGAGAAGGATCGTATCCGTGACGCGGAGGAACATGATAAGGCTCTGAAGGAAGCCACTTTACAGATAGAAGTTCTGCAAGATCAGACTGTCAAAATGTGTGCCGACCGGGGAGAGCTAGTCAAGATTGCTGAGGAAGCCATTGGGACCAACGCTCAGCTCGAACAGAAGATCGTAGAGCTCGAGAAGGAAGTTTCTACAAACGTTTTATCGTCGGTCTCAAAGGATGAGGTTGAAATtctggaaaaagaaaatttgaaGCTATCAGAGGAGAGCCAAGAACTGCGCAAGCAGTTATCCCAACACAAATTACAACTCAAGGAGAACGGTCTCAGTCTCTCCGAGCTCACCTTTACGGTCAGTAGTCTGGAAGACGAAAGGGCTCAACTtctcaacaacaaaaaagcaaaagacgacgaaattcgTCGTTTAAAGCGCGAATTGACTTCCAAAGATATTGTAGAAGACAGAGCTTCGGCGCTTCAACGCCAACTGGAGCACCAATTGACGTTAGGCGTAGAATGGCAGCAGCGTGAAACGGATTTCAATCGCACTATACAGAACAATATCACCGAGCTGGAACAACTTGAGAGCGCCGTAAAAAACCTACAAGCGAAGCTGGATGAAAGGAACGAAATGCACTCACAAGAGGTCGAATCGGACAAGAGCCAAATTGCACTCTTGCTAAACAAAGTGTCATACTACGAGAGAGAGCGGTTGTCTGCGGCTGCAAGCGTCGAAGAACTTGAGCTCAAACTGGGATCTGAAATCCGCACTCGTCACAAACTATCATCTGATTTGAAGCAAGCACAGATTGATCTCCACAGTCGCCTCGCGGATGTACAAGAATTGTCGTCCAATTTAAAGCAACTCCTAGTCgagaaagacgaagacgagcgAAAGGTTGCGCGCATGCAACTTGCTTTACAAAAATTTCAAAGCGAAACGCGAACCAGGGTAAAAATGGTAGTCATGCATCGTGACGAAGCGGCCAATCTCTTGGACGAAACTTTGACCGAAAATCGAGCATTGACCGAAAAGCTTCAAGAGCTACGGCAggctttggaagaaacgcaacaTGCTCGCGTTGACTGGCGTTCAAATAGTCTCACGGCAAGTCGCTTTCAGGCAGATCTCGATGACATGGtgtccaaaaacaaagcTTTAAGTCAGCGCAATCAATTACTGGAGACTCAAGTTGAAGAACTcctacaacaacaaccacaaaaGCAGTCTTTTCCCCGCAATCGCGAAAACGATAATCTCCGAGATCACGATAAATACAGAggcattgacagtgaacaccAATTTGGAATTACCAATTCGTTAAAACGGCGAAACGATTCTGGTAGCGGAAAACACACCATTCAGCGTAGAGACGAAGATGGCTTTGATCACGGAGCTTTGCATCTTGAGCCCTTCTCAGCACTGCCTGGGCATGCTTTGGCGAATTCTGAGTCGAGTCTTCACGCACGGGCAGAAGAAGTAGCTGCGTACCTCGCTTTGTCCGCAAAGATGACCGTGGAGAAGAGTCAGACGGAGGTGATCCGAATGCAGCATCGATTGCATGCGGTGGAAGACACCAAAGATACTGAGATTGATGCTCTAAAGCGACACGTCCGCAGGCTAGAACGGCATCTCGAGAATTCGAATTGGCCTGAGGGGTGA
- a CDS encoding predicted protein, whose protein sequence is MDLNDVFQSFRSLHGVQSEFTTCNIEEFIVQGDLLRDFPEVSFAQFSSFLELNNVVWLTPACYVTSVIVPHEDLSRAEESGDIYDEYARVDGSQDWVGQMRGIVVRSKLFLHAQTATDILLSLLIRDHSESLFFRGAGAFATFPASNGVFEALLMNTNCKTAPAVTLSNMMLTPEQCQILARSKLSRLHVLENVECEDRGDGFAEQLVASHIGAAAPSEKVSIPHSTLSHLTLACEKLSEETLEIIIESFGRAVSLRYLTLSGDFRFSKRKSMAIVALFSETNLTNVDISNALLPSEAFGVLFQLPNLLELAVCCQGLPPCFTEGILLNRSIHVLDLYRDPRAVQLPLTNESMDRFFASIRHHPQLYQLTFDSLYVDENRPDYPTRRHHTESLQSMFKTNRTIRKLRLAASEWDETLLSTIQEQVHVNKYRPRSQALLMEAAVDRRALLGHALVAVNHKRYASDRTFLILSQNVDVFSIKHGRRHSNLVAKRKRFQ, encoded by the coding sequence ATGGACCTTAACGACGTTTTTCAGTCATTCCGAAGTCTTCATGGTGTGCAAAGCGAGTTCACCACTTGCAACATCGAAGAGTTTATTGTGCAAGGCGATCTGCTAAGGGATTTTCCTGAAGTTTCGTTTGCCCAGTTTTCCAGTTTCCTGGAGCTGAACAACGTTGTTTGGTTGACACCAGCTTGCTATGTGACCTCGGTTATTGTCCCACACGAAGACTTATCGCGTGCCGAAGAGTCGGGCGATATTTACGATGAATACGCCAGAGTGGATGGCTCTCAAGATTGGGTGGGACAGATGCGAGGGATTGTCGTAAGATCGAAGCTTTTTCTACACGCACAGACCGCTACGGACATCCTGTTGTCTTTACTAATACGGGATCACTCCGAGTCTTTATTCTTTCGAGGTGCGGGTGCGTTTGCCACCTTTCCAGCCTCCAATGGAGTATTTGAAGCACTTTTGATGAACACAAATTGCAAGACAGCCCCGGCTGTGACACTATCGAACATGATGCTGACACCCGAACAATGTCAAATATTGGCTCGCTCCAAGCTTTCCCGCCTACATGTGTTGGAAAATGTAGAATGCGAGGACCGGGGAGACGGCTTTGCGGAACAGCTAGTGGCTTCGCATATTGGTGCAGCTGCTCCGAGTGAAAAGGTATCAATACCGCACAGCACCCTCTCGCACTTGACGCTCGCGTGTGAAAAACTTTCAGAGGAAACGTTAGAGATAATTATAGAGTCGTTCGGTCGGGCAGTTTCCTTGCGTTATCTGACTCTTTCGGGAGACTTCCGATTTTCTAAGCGGAAAAGCATGGCCATAGTAGCGCTTTTTTCGGAGACAAATCTCACAAATGTCGATATTTCCAATGCACTCCTACCCTCCGAAGCTTTCGGCGTACTTTTTCAGCTCCCCAACCTGCTGGAGCTTGCCGTTTGCTGTCAAGGCCTTCCGCCTTGTTTTACCGAAGGCATTTTGTTGAACAGATCAATTCACGTTCTCGATTTATACCGGGATCCTAGAGCTGTCCAACTACCTCTAACCAACGAATCAATGGATCGATTCTTTGCTTCCATTCGACACCATCCACAGCTCTATCAACTTACTTTCGACTCTCTCTACGTCGATGAAAACCGCCCCGACTATCCTACACGAAGACATCACACTGAATCTCTTCAGAGCATGTTCAAGACAAACCGTACAATCCGGAAATTGCGTTTGGCGGCATCCGAATGGGATGAAACATTACTCTCGACCATACAGGAGCAAGTGCACGTCAACAAATACAGACCTCGTTCGCAGGCCCTTTTAATGGAGGCTGCAGTGGATCGTCGGGCTTTGCTGGGACATGCATTGGTCGCGGTGAATCACAAACGCTATGCTTCTGATCGGACCTTTCTAATTTTGTCCCAAAATGTAGACGTTTTTAGTATTAAACACGGACGTAGACATAGCAATCTTGTCGCGAAGCGGAAGCGATTTCAGTAA
- a CDS encoding predicted protein, protein MSSSFSKGRSLRLAWHRRDLRLADNPLYHPNANDCNKLTVNDSQNIISLYVFDQGDFSLTPSVTGDPNWTVARTGPHAARYLRRAVVDLRRSLRSIGGELLVRIGDPRLIVPQVVKELRDVTEVTWNEDPGVYERNTSDNVRNELFFQQPLVRITTVASTPLYHPDDLPRSKYDWDRLAHPKQKHTKASRKQNGDSLFQSIEAAHTLVDVSTARFKGVPRIMGDFRRAAMAAAILRPPLSTPKHLTSPVGFIEAGNIPTLAELLDPLLRRKRDCISVMGLPNDFVDSIVEAAFEAAAEDDEIEDEDAADRETMEYQIASDLTRFVQNGHAATAKRSLADVSDNNSSRLSTFLALGIISPRTVHAITAEGGEGARWLCSHLTMRDFFIYLCFASGSRLYQQEGLPVNAKRKNIPWYSPAAPQKYDCWRRWAQGFTGLPLIDAGMRELCQTGYCSNRVRQNIASVLCRDLQIDWRAGAEVLQFLLRDHCVAANWGNWLYFSGVGPDPKSRHFRSVSQALRYDPEAL, encoded by the coding sequence ATGTCCAGCTCTTTCAGCAAGGGACGTTCTTTACGATTGGCGTGGCATCGACGCGATTTGCGATTAGCGGACAATCCCTTGTATCATCCAAATGCAAACGACTGCAAcaaacttacagttaacgatAGCCAGAATATTATCAGTTTGTATGTTTTCGACCAAGGCGATTTCAGTCTCACTCCTTCCGTAACGGGTGATCCGAATTGGACCGTCGCGCGGACGGGCCCGCACGCAGCACGTTATTTGCGACGGGCGGTAGTTGACTTGCGGAGGTCGCTGCGATCGATCGGTGGGGAACTGCTCGTTCGGATTGGAGATCCACGCTTGATTGTCCCGCAAGTCGTCAAGGAATTGAGGGATGTGACGGAGGTGACATGGAACGAGGATCCCGGAGTGTACGAACGGAACACATCTGACAACGTGCGCAATGAACTCTTTTTCCAACAGCCCCTTGTACGGATCACCACGGTTGCTTCCACTCCACTGTATCATCCCGACGATTTACCGCGATCGAAATACGATTGGGATAGACTAGCCCATCCCAAACAGAAACACACGAAAGCTTCACGAAAGCAAAATGGtgattctctttttcaaagtaTTGAAGCGGCGCATACACTCGTTGATGTTTCGACTGCTCGATTCAAAGGAGTGCCACGGATTATGGGGGATTTTCGGCGTGCTGCAATGGCCGCAGCCATCTTGCGTCCGCCCTTGTCGACACCAAAGCACTTGACGAGTCCCGTCGGCTTTATAGAAGCCGGAAACATTCCTACCTTGGCGGAGCTTCTCGATCCCTTGTTGCGGCGCAAACGAGACTGCATTTCCGTAATGGGTCTACCTAATGATTTTGTAGACTCCATTGTCGAGGCAGCGTTTGAAGCAGCtgccgaagacgacgaaattgaagatGAAGATGCTGCAGATAGAGAAACCATGGAATACCAAATTGCATCCGACCTTACCCGATTTGTCCAAAATGGACACGCCGCGACTGCCAAGAGAAGTCTCGCCGATGTTTCCGATAACAACAGCTCTCGActttccacctttttggctCTGGGAATCATTTCCCCTAGGACGGTTCATGCGATAACTGCGGAAGGTGGGGAAGGCGCTAGATGGTTGTGCAGTCACCTAACTATGCGGGACTTTTTTATATACCTGTGCTTTGCTAGCGGATCCAGATTGTACCAACAAGAAGGCCTTCCTGTCAACGCCAAACGGAAAAATATTCCCTGGTACAGCCCGGCTGCACCGCAAAAGTACGACTGCTGGAGACGATGGGCGCAAGGGTTCACTGGACTACCATTGATCGACGCTGGTATGCGAGAACTGTGTCAAACGGGATATTGCTCGAATCGTGTCCGCCAAAACATCGCCAGCGTACTTTGTCGAGATTTGCAGATCGACTGGCGAGCAGGTGCTGAAGTGCTGCAATTTTTGCTTCGCGACCATTGCGTCGCCGCCAATTGGGGTAACTGGTTGTACTTTTCCGGTGTTGGACCAGATCCAAAATCTCGTCATTTCCGTTCTGTTTCTCAGGCTTTACGTTACGATCCTGAAGCGTTGTAA
- a CDS encoding predicted protein, with the protein TPRKLRGNGLQETASEVINDYANAQYYGSVSIGNPAQSFQVIFDTGSSNLWVPKVGCSHCGNPFFGKKHKYNHESSSSYGQDDGSFDIMYGSGSVSGFFSLDDVTLSDGLVISGQRFAEVQDAGGLGLAYALGKFDGILGLGFTSISIDNTPTVFENAISQNVVDQPIFSFYLGDNQPGELTFGGFNPAHFTGELQYVKLSSATYWEIGMDGVSAGSYHADPNADGSPITAIVDSGTSLITGPRKEISALASSVGAKSTITGQFTIDCVKLDDMPDIVFLINGQEYVIPGKDAVIQAQGTCLFAFMGMDFPKPGPQWILGDVFMRKYYTVFNYADETIGFALSV; encoded by the coding sequence acaCCCCGCAAACTTCGCGGCAATGGTCTGCAAGAAACAGCTTCCGAAGTCATCAACGACTATGCTAACGCACAGTACTACGGCTCCGTTTCAATTGGCAATCCGGCACAGTCATTTCAAGTTATTTTCGATACGGGATCCTCTAACTTATGGGTACCCAAGGTGGGATGTTCGCATTGCGGCAACCCTTTCTTTGGGAAAAAACACAAGTATAATCACGAGAGTTCCTCTTCGTACGGACAGGACGACGGATCTTTTGATATCATGTACGGCAGCGGTTCCGTCAGCGGCTTCTTCTCGTTGGACGATGTCACCCTTTCGGACGGCTTGGTGATTAGTGGACAGCGCTTTGCCGAAGTCCAGGATGCCGGTGGTCTCGGATTGGCCTACGCGCTAGGGAAATTTGACGGGATCCTCGGACTAGGCTTTACTTCCATCTCGATCGACAACACACCGACGGTTTTTGAAAACGCCATCAGCCAGAACGTTGTCGATCAACCGATCTTTTCATTTTACTTGGGTGACAATCAGCCCGGAGAGTTGACCTTTGGCGGATTCAATCCGGCCCATTTTACCGGCGAATTGCAATACGTCAAGCTGTCCTCCGCCACCTATTGGGAAATAGGTATGGACGGAGTGTCAGCCGGATCCTACCACGCCGACCCCAATGCCGACGGCTCGCCCATTACCGCCATAGTCGATTCTGGAACATCCTTGATCACTGGACCCCGCAAGGAAATCTCCGCCCTCGCTTCCTCCGTCGGGGCCAAGTCCACGATTACAGGGCAATTCACGATTGACTGCGTGAAACTGGATGATATGCCCGATATTGTCTTTCTGATCAACGGACAAGAGTATGTCATTCCCGGCAAAGATGCTGTGATTCAAGCCCAGGGGACTTGTTTGTTTGCCTTTATGGGCATGGACTTTCCTAAACCAGGACCGCAGTGGATTTTGGGAGACGTTTTTATGCGCAAGTACTACACGGTCTTCAACTACGCGGATGAGACGATTGGTTTCGCTCTTTCGGTCTAA
- a CDS encoding predicted protein, with product MISRNVPTLRAVALAQAEAYQRPLSEETVAAKDRTGPTTFVSSGYESADGSRKRAEPEGMESGVRRTKRRRLQNAQGSTIGEGSRAGSSWETGGRGDHQAGFMQNVDSELMSQQRHRGESQITNRPILEERFRPETRDLTQALSALDDLNVSNRPRERTQSFSTHTRGASTVGRAVRGSPQGLIGFSPVRLYASDEAEDQSEVKCSIAGEEAYSRDGLRPNARSRRNFTCVPARMPPVSALNRTEDQDDPNPRPDIYEVSLTPDPVHGLGLLLACVVDGLPCIAEQYKVLPNRVLPAQAAGTICLGDELVAANGVGLDGRAFAWIVAYIRYVGRQGKPIRMCFRRRPTRLELADMPAASA from the coding sequence ATGATTTCCCGGAATGTGCCAACCCTTCGTGCCGTTGCTTTGGCTCAGGCAGAAGCGTATCAGCGGCCGTTGAGTGAAGAAACCGTTGCGGCCAAAGACAGAACCGGACCAACTACCTTCGTTAGCTCTGGCTACGAAAGCGCGGACGGGAGTCGCAAAAGAGCCGAGCCAGAGGGTATGGAATCAGGGGTTAGACGCACCAAGAGAAGGCGTCTGCAGAATGCGCAGGGAAGCACAATTGGTGAAGGATCACGAGCTGGCTCCTCATGGGAAACCGGAGGTCGCGGGGATCATCAAGCTGGCTTCATGCAAAACGTGGATTCCGAGCTCATGTCTCAACAGAGACACCGTGGAGAATCTCAGATCACGAACAGGCCCATTTTGGAGGAGAGATTTCGCCCGGAAACGCGTGACCTTACGCAAGCACTCTCGGCTCTCGATGATTTGAACGTTTCAAATCGACCTCGAGAGCGCACTCAATCTTTTTCTACTCATACTCGGGGGGCGAGCACTGTCGGACGAGCTGTGAGGGGATCCCCGCAAGGACTGATTGGTTTTTCTCCGGTCAGGTTGTATGCCTCGGACGAAGCAGAAGACCAGAGTGAAGTGAAATGCTCTATTGCTGGCGAAGAAGCCTATTCGAGAGATGGTCTTCGACCGAACGCCCGCTCTAGGCGTAACTTTACGTGCGTTCCTGCGCGGATGCCGCCAGTATCGGCTTTAAATCGTACTGAAGACCAAGACGACCCTAATCCTCGGCCCGATATATACGAAGTATCCCTCACGCCTGACCCCGTCCACGGACTCGGCCTGCTACTCGCCTGCGTGGTGGATGGCCTGCCTTGTATTGCTGAACAGTACAAAGTCCTCCCCAACCGGGTACTCCCGGCCCAAGCCGCCGGAACCATTTGTCTGGGGGATGAACTAGTGGCTGCGAATGGCGTCGGTCTTGACGGTCGAGCCTTCGCCTGGATTGTGGCCTACATTCGATACGTCGGACGTCAAGGGAAGCCTATTCGCATGTGCTTTCGACGCCGGCCGACAAGGCTTGAGCTGGCCGACATGCCCGCTGCATCGGCTTAG